The Pseudomonas graminis region TGATCTTCCTACACAAAAAGTCCAGACACCGCAAAACGCGACTTTGGTGCAGGCTGAACGGAGCGGGACCGGAGTGAAGGGACCCCGAGGAACGAGGGGACAAACCGAGAGCAGGCACCCTTGGTTACTTGGGGTGCTTTTCCAAGTAACTCGCCGAAGGCGAAATGATCCGCCGTTAGGCAGATGCTCTTGATCTTAAGTCTGTACTGACTAACAACGATCAAAACGGCGCCGGGCACTCGAACCGAACACGCTCGCCCGTCCCCGGATGGGTAAACGCCAGCATGCTTGCATGCAGACACAGCCGCGGATACGCCGCCAGCGCCTCCGGATGCGCATACAAGCCATCGCCCAGCAACGGATGCCCGATCGACAACATGTGCACCCGCAACTGATGCGACCGCCCTGTAATCGGCGTCAGCTCAACCCGACAATGCGAGTCATACCGCTCCAGCACCTTCCAGAACGTCAACGCATGCTTGCCCAATTCATGATCCACCACATGACGCGGCTTGGTCGGCGGATCGTAGCGCAACGGCAAATCGATACTGCCACTGTCCAGTGCCGGCTGACCCCAGGCCAGTGCCGTGTAGGCCTTCTCCGTCTCGCGGTCATGAAACTGCCGAGACAACTCACGGTGGGTGTCCGCGTCACGGGCCAGCAAAATGATCCCGGACGTTTCCCAGTCCAGCCGGTGGACGATTCTCGCCTCGGGGTAGCCGTTTTCCTGCAGGCGGGTAATCAGACAGTCCTTGTTATCGTCAGCGCGACCGGGGACCGAAAGCAGCAGGGTAGGCTTGTTCACCACCAGGACAGCGTCGTCCTGATGGAGGATATGAACGTTGGACAGCGGCATTGAAAGCCTCATCACTCAAACAGGCGCAGCACGATCGAAACAGCCATCGCGGCGCAGAAAACAGGTCTTCAGGAACGCCAACGGCGGCGCGCTCACCTGATCCCGCAAAGGGCTTCAGGCAACCGGGCCGCCGTGGCGACTGCCTTCTCGATCAACGATCAGGCAGGGTGATATTCAGTTCCAGAATCGAGCAGCTGCCGTCGTTTTCAAGGGCGACATGCACGTCATCGTTACCGATATTGACGTACTTGCGGATCACCTCGACCAGCTCCTTCTGCAAGGCGGGCAGGTAATCCGGGGTGCTGCGTTGGCCGCGTTCATGCGCCACGATGATCTGTAGACGCTCTTTCGCTACCGACGCGGTGCTGGGCTTTTTGTTGGCACGAAAGAAGTCAAAAATGCTCATCAGTTACCCCCGAACAGGCGTTCGAAAAATCCTTTTTTCTGTACGTCCAGGAAGCGGTGCTCACGGTCCTTGCCCAACAGACGGTCAACGGCATCGCTGTACGCCTGGCCGGCGTCGCTCTGGTCATCAAGGATGACCGGCACGCCTTGGTTGGACGCCTTGAGTACGGCCTGGGACTCTGGAATCACGCCCAGCAGGGTCACCGCGAGGATTTCCTTGACGTCTTCAACGCCCAGCATCTCGCCTTTGCTCACGCGCTCAGGGTTGTAACGGGTCAGGAGCAAGTGCTCCTTGATCGGATCTTCACCACGCTCGGCGCGGCGGGACTTGCTGGCCAGCAGGCCCAGCATGCGGTCCGAGTCACGAACCGAGGACACTTCCGGGTTGGTCACGACGATGGCTTCGTCGGCGAAATACATCGCCAGGTGAGCGCCCGTTTCGATACCGGCAGGGGAGTCGCAGACCACGTACTCGAAGGTTTCCTTGAGTTCCATCAGTACTTTTTCAACGCCTTCCTTGGTCAGCGCGTCTTTGTCACGGGTCTGGCTGGCCGCGAGGACGTAAAGACCTTCGATCTTCTTGTCCTTGATCAGCGCTTGCTGCAGGTTGGCTTCGCCGTTCACTACGTTGACGAAGTCATAAACGACGCGACGCTCGCAACCCATGATCAGGTCGAGGTTACGCAGGCCGACGTCGAAGTCGACGATTACTGTCTTGTGGCCGCGCAGTGCGAGACCGGTACCGATGGCGGCGCTGGTGGTGGTCTTGCCCACACCACCCTTGCCGGATGTAACCACGAGAATCTTGGCCAAGGTGTATCACCCCTAGAGGAAAAGGACGTTGAAGTCCCTGAAGAGCCCCTCGTGACGGCGCAACCAAAGCGGGCGAGGGCGGTGATCGGAACCCGTGACGGAATTCCTGTTCGGGAGAACAAAAAAATAGCCCGAACGTCTCGGTGCCTTCGCGTCGTTTTCGCGACGAATCAGAGTGGCTTAAAAATGGCGCAGTATCCGTTAAAGACGGGTGATGTTCAACACGTCGCCGGAGAGACTGATCTGCACACCGGCGCCCCACAGCGGATCCCGGCGCAGGTCTTCGGACACCTTGTACTGGCCGGCGATGGAGATCAGTTCGGCGACCATCTGCTGGCAGAAAATCCGTGCCTTGGTATCGCCTTTGATCCCCGCCAGCGCGCGGCCGCGCATCGGGCCGTATACGTGAATGTTGCCGTCCGCGAGCAGTTCGGCGCCGGGGCTGACCGAGGAAATTACCACCAGATCCGAGCCCTGGGCGTAGATCTGCTGACCACCGCGCACGGGGGCGGTGATGATCTTGGTGGGCTTGATCAGCGGCTCGGGCGGCTTTTCAATAATTTCCGGCTTCTTCTTGATTTCGCCTTCCGTCGGATCGAGCGGTCGCTCGCGCGCACCCGACGGCGGCAGCACCGGCAGGTCGATGGAAATGGCGGCGGCAATGTCTTCAATCCGGTTGGCGCGAATGGCCAGAGTGCGCAACCCGTGCTGGCGGCAGATGCGCATCATTGCCGGCAGATCGATCGCGCCTTCATCCGGCGGCAACTTGTCGAGCGCCAGCACCAGCGGTGTATTGCTGAAGAAGTTCGGCGCCTGGGCGACTTTTGCCGCCAGTTGACGATCCAGCGCTTCGAGGTTGTTGCGGGCCAGTTCCAGCACAGTGATGGCCAGCATGCTGCCCTTTAGCTGGAACACGGGTTCCTTGTCTTGCAATTCGATTTGGCTCATGTCGGCATACAGCGGCTTGTCGCTAAAAGTGCCGAGACTTATAACGATAACGCCCGCCAGCCGCAAGGGAGGCGCAACCGACGGCGGCACGATCCGCGCGAACCGATGTAGAATGCCCGCCTTTGTCCTGACGGAAGCTGTAATGGATCGCCCGCGTTTTCGAGCTCACTTTCTTCATCCCCGCTTCTGGCTGCTGTGGCTGGGGCTGGGCTTGCTCTGGCTGATCGTGCAGTTGCCGTTTCGCGTGTTGCTGGTGATCGGTCGTGCTTTGGGCTGGGTCATGTATTACCAGGCGACCGATCGACGGGTGATCGCCGCGCGTAACCTCGAACTGTGTTTCCCACAGTATTCGAAAGCCGAGCGCAAACGCCTGCTCAAGAAAAATTTCGCCTCCACCGGCATCGCTTTTTTCGAGATGGCCATGAGCTGGTGGTGGAGCAAGCCCCGTCTCGCGCGGCTGGCGCACATCGAAGGCCTGCATCATTTAAAGCAGGCGCAGCTGGACGGCCATGGCGTCATCCTCATGGCGCTGCACTTCACGACACTGGAAATCGGCGCCGCCCTGCTCGGGCAGCAGCACACCATCGACGGCATGTACCGCCAGCACAAGAATGCGCTGTTCGATTACGTGCAGCGCCGCGGCCGCGAGCGCCACAACATGGATTCCATCGCGGTCGAGCGCGAAGACGTGCGCGGCATGATCAAGCAACTGCGCAAGGGCCGGGCGATCTGGTACGCGCCAGATCAGGACTACGGCGCCAAGCAAAGCATCTTCGTGCCGCTGTTCGGCATTCAGGCCGCCACCGTGCCGGCCACCAGCAAATTCGCCAAGCTCGGCCACGCCCTGGTGGTGCCGTTTACTCAGGAGCGCCTGGCCGATGGCAGTGGTTACAAGCTGGTGATCCATCCGCCCCTGAGCGACTTTCCGGGGGAGAGCGACGAGGCAGACTGCATCCGCATCAATCAATGGGTCGAGCGCGCGGTCACCGAATGCCCCGAGCAATACCTGTGGGCGCACCGGCGTTTCAAGAGTCGACCGCCGGGTGAGCCGAAGCTGTACAAGAAGCGTGGCTGAAACCAAGAGCTCAATCCCCATGACGACAAGCGCCACAGAACAACAAGCGGTGCGCCACGGCTCAGCCCTAGCCCCCGGCGTCGAGCCTGTCACCGGGCTGATTCTGTCCGGTGGCGGTGCCCGCGCGGCCTATCAGGTGGGCGTACTGGCCGGCATCGCTGACCTGCTGCCTGTCGGCGCCAAGAATCCTTTTCCGGTCATCGTCGGCACCTCCGCCGGCGCGATCAATGCCGTGAAGCTGGCCAGCGGCGCCGCGCAGTTTCGTACGGCAATCCACGAACTCACTGACTTCTGGCAGGGCTTTCGCAGCCATCAAGTGTTGCGCAGCGACTGGCTCGGCGTCGTCCGGCAGGCCGCGCGATTCTTCGGTCGCAGCCTGTTGGGCATCGGTCGCCAACAGGTCCCGGTGGCGCTGCTCAACAGTTCGCCGCTCAAGGACCTGCTGACCGCGCGGCTCAACCTCGACGGCATCGACGAAGCCATTGAAGCCAGGCATCTGCGCGCGGTGGCGATCACCGCATTCGGTTACGAGTCGGGGCAGGCGGTCACGTTTTATCAGGGCAAGGGCACGATCGATTCCTGGCTGCGGCATCGCCGGATCGGCCTGCCTACGCGCTTGACCATTGACCATCTGCTGGCCAGTTCCGCGATTCCGTTGCTGTTCGCGCCGGTGAAGCTGGGACAGGAATATTTTGGTGACGGCGCGGTGCGGCAATCGGCGCCGATCAGTCCGGCGCTGCACCTGGGCGCCAACCGCGTGCTGGTGGTGGGCGTCAGCGGCAACCCCCGTGGCCCTGGCGCAAACCCGCCCGTGCCGCGCGCGGTCCGTGGCGTGCAACCGAGTCTCGCGCAGATCGGTGGGCACATGCTCAACAGCACATTTATTGACAGCCTCGAAAGCGATATCGAACTGCTGGAGCGGCTGAACATCGTCAGCCGCATGCTGCCCGGGCCCGACGTGCCAAAGCCGCAGTCCTCAGACTCGACGCCCATTCAATCCCTGGCGCCGGTTGAGGTGCTGGTGATTTCGCCCAGCCAGCCCATCGACGAAATCGCCGCTCGCCATCGCCGCGAATTGCCGCCGGCGCTGCGCACGTTTCTGCGCGGGCCCGGTGCGACGAAGACCAGTGGGGCAGGGGTATTGAGTTATCTGTTGTTCGAATCGGGTTATTGCAGTGAGCTCATCGAACTGGGCCGCCGCGACGCGATGGCCCAGAAGGATGAGTTGATGCGGTTCCTGCAGTTGGAGTAGTTGCTCTGCCGAATGCCGGGTCCAGGGCGATCACGCCGTAAGCTTGTCATCCCGAAAATCCCGCAGGGCCTGTTCGATTTCTTCCCGACTGTTCATCACGAACGGGCCGTATTGCACGATCGGTTCGCCCAGCGGCTTGCCAGCGATCAGCAACACGCGTGCGCCCGCCTGGGTATTTAGCTGAATCTCACCGCTTTCCGACAATCGCGCGAGACGGCTCGTACCCAGTTTCTGTGGCTGTCCTGCGATCTCGACTTCACCTTCGTACACGTACAACAGCACGCGATGGCCCTCGGCGACGCGCGGGCTGATGAGGCTGCCGGCAGGCATGTGGAAATCGAAATACTGCGGCTCGGTGTCCGGACGCTGCACGGCGCCTGCCTGGGACGTGTGACCGTCGTCGAACTGTCCGGCGATGACCACGACCTCGACGCCGTTCTGCGTGGTGATGCGCGGAATGCGCTCGGGCTGAATGTCGTCGTAACCGGCGTCGCCCATCTTCGATTTGGCCGGCAGGTTGAGCCACAGCTGGAAGCCGCGCATGGCGCCTTTCTCCTGCTCGGGCATTTCGCTGTGAATCACGCCGCGCGCAGCGGTCATCCACTGCACGCCGCCGCCTTGCAGCAAGCCGACGTTGCCCATGTGGTCTTCATGGCGCATGCGACCTTCGAGCATGTAGGTCACGGTTTCAAAGCCGCGATGGGGATGGGGCGGAAAGCCGGCGATGTACTCGTCGGGGTTCTCGGAGCCGAACTCGTCGAGCATCAGGAACGGGTCGAAGGCTTCGATGCCGGGCCCGCCGAACACACGGGTCAGCTTAACGCCGGCACCGTCGGACGTCGGTTGGCCGGCCTGGATCGACAGCACTTTACGAAATGGGGGCATGGGGCTCACTCCGGCAAAAGGGGAATGGCGCCTATGGTAGGCCTGTTGAGGCGATGGATGGGTGACGTTTTTGCGGGGGAATGATCGGGTTTGGCGATGGATCTGGGGCTTGTTCCGGATACTGTCGGGGAGCCCCTTCATCCGAGCGCCGTAAGGTCGAGCAGCAAACATTGTCCATGTGGGAGCGAGCTTGCTCGCGAAGAGGTGTGAGCGGCCGCTAGATCTCCAGCGGCCGGACCACGCACTTGTAGGACTGGCTTTAGCCGGGAAAACGCCGGCATTAACACCACGAATGTGATGGCGTGCCGACGGGCCTCTTCCCGGCTGAAGCCAGTCCCACAGGTTCTGCTGCCGGCAGTGCCGGCAGCTTTCAGATCACGTTACTCGGACACCTGCAGCTTGCGGGCTTCGGTGTACACGTAACGGACTTTCTCGTACTCGAACGGCGAATCCATCTGACCGTAGCGGAAGCTGGTGGTGTAGCGACGGTCGATGGCGCGCAGCAGGTACAGCTCAGGGTGGTCTTCGCTGACCTGGGCAACGTTGAGGAAGTTGATCTGCGATTCAGCGGTGAAGTCGAAGACCAGGCCGCCGGTGTCACGCAGGTTCGATGGACCGAGGATCGGCAGCACCAGGTACGGGCCGGCCGGTACGCCATAGAAACCCAGGGTCTGACCGAAGTCTTCGCTTTGTTTCTTCAGGCCCATCAGGGTCGCCGGGTCCCACAGCCCGGCAATGCCCAGCGTGGTGTTGACGATCAGGCGGCCGGTGGTTTCCATCGAACGCTTGCCCTTGAACTGCAGCAGGCTGTTCAGCAGGTTCGGGACATCGCCCAGGTTGCCGAAGAAGTTGCTGACGCCGGTGCGCACGAAGCTCGGTGTTACGTATTTGTAGCCGTTGACCACCGGCAGGAACACCCACTCATCGAAGCGATAGTTGAAGTGGTAGACCCGGCGGTTCCAGGATTCCAGCGGGTCATAGACGTTCAGCGCGTTGAGGGACGAGCGCTCGAACTCCTGAGCATCCAGACCCGGGTTGAATTTCAGCGACTTCAACGGCTCGGTGAACCCGTCCGGGTTATCGATGCGTTGGACCGGGGCTGCCTGGGAAATGATCGGCGCGTCGGCCGCGTGGACGGCGCCAGCGCAGAGGAGGGCGGCGATAAGCAATAGACGTTTAGCCACGGAAAAACTCCAGCATGGCGTCGCTGTTGACGCGATAGTTCATGTTGCCGCAGTGACCGCCGTAAGGGTAAACGGTCAGGCGATCGCCAAAAGTCTTGCGCAGGAAACCGAGGTCGCCCGGGCCGAGGATCACGTCGTCGGCGTTGTGCATCACGGCGATCTTCTTGCTGCTCGCCAGGTAATCCTTCAGCGCGTACAGGCTGACCTGATCAACCAGTTGCAGCAGGCTGCCGCCGTCGGTACGGGCACGCCACATCGGGATAACCTGCTCGGTCACGTAGCAGTCGAAATCGCATTGCAGCGCGCGCTTGAGGAACGGCGTCAGGCTGGTGCCTTCGCTGATCGGGGTCTTCGGCGGGGTAATCAGGCCGCGACGGTTGATCAGGTCGGAGGTGAAGGCGATGTCGGCTGCAGAGAACCGGAACGAGGTGCCGATCAGCATGGCCATCTGTTCATTGGACAGGTGCTGCTTGGACTGCTGAAAGTCATACAGCAGCGCATCGTTCAGGTCGATGTAGCCTTTTTCACGGAAGTAACGGGTCAGCTTCTGCAGCACCAGTTCATAGAAGGTGGTGCTGTTGGTGATGCCTTTGACGTCGGTCTGCACCATCTTGTCGAGGTTGGTGATCGACGTGTAGAGGTTCACCGGTGGGTTGATCAGCAGCACTTTCTTGAAGTTGAAGCTGCGGCGGGTTTCGTCGAGTTTGCTGACGAACGCCGCATCCAGTGCGCCGAGGCTATAACCGGTCAGGTAATACTCGGTGACCTGCAGCTTGGACTGCTGGGCGCGAACGGCCTGCATGACGCGGTACAAGTCTTCGGCGTCTTCCTTGGTCACGCCCGGGGTGGCGAAACGTGAGGCGGCGCTCATGAAGTCGTAGCTGGTTGGCGACGAAAGCTGCACGACGTTGTAACCGGCGCCGTAGTACAGCTTCTTCAGGTATTCATTAAGGGTGCTGTTATAAGGCGCGCCGGTGCCGGCGATCAGGAAGATCAGGGGCGCAGGGTGGTCTTGTTTGGCGAGGCGGTAACGCAGTTTTTTCACGGCCCAGAAGTTATCCGGCAGTGTGAACTCGCGCTCCGGACGCATGGTGAGGCTGTAATCGTCCTGATCGATGTCGGCGTCTTCAGGCACCTTGGCACGCAAATCCGGTGGGGTCGTGGCGATGGTCGCTTCGAACGGATTGGTCAAGGGGAAGCCATAGCTGGACGGATCGATATCGACCGCCATCACGGACGCACTCAAAAACAGGCCGCCTGATAAGGCGGCGAGGCGCAGAAAACGAAGCATGACTGAATCCCTTGGGAATGATGTGCTGTTGAAATACGCAGGCTATGACACGGGTGTAGTGCCAAAGTGCCGTGACGGCAAGCGACTCTCGCATGACCCTCTTCGACGATACAGGTTATGGCACTTCTGACCTGTCCGCTCGTGCTTTTTATTGCCCGGATGGTTTTGTCCCGGCCGCTGCGGCTATGCTGCGCGCCGTTGGTTATTTTCTGGAGTGTGTCGTGTCCCGTCGTCTGCCGTTGGTGGTGCTGTTTTTCGTTCTGGCGCTGTGGCTCGCCGTCAGTTACGGCTTGCGTTACGGGCTGATGGAAGACGTGCAGTGGGTAGGAATCTGCGCGGACGAGGCGTCGAAATGGCAGTGCCAGTTGCGCTCGAACCTGGGCCTGTGGATTCACTTCGGTGTGTTCGGATGGGGCGCGCTGATCACATCGCTGATCGCGTTCTTTATTCCGCGTCAGGTCGGCCGAGCGCTCGCAGTCCTTGGCTTGCTGCTGGGGATATTGGCGCTGGTGCTTTACACGGCCAGTCTGGCGGTGTTCGCGGTGGTGATTGCCGGGTTGCGGCTGGTGCGCGCTCAGCAGGCTTGATTATGAAAACCGAGAACTGAACGCTAAA contains the following coding sequences:
- a CDS encoding RluA family pseudouridine synthase is translated as MPLSNVHILHQDDAVLVVNKPTLLLSVPGRADDNKDCLITRLQENGYPEARIVHRLDWETSGIILLARDADTHRELSRQFHDRETEKAYTALAWGQPALDSGSIDLPLRYDPPTKPRHVVDHELGKHALTFWKVLERYDSHCRVELTPITGRSHQLRVHMLSIGHPLLGDGLYAHPEALAAYPRLCLHASMLAFTHPGTGERVRFECPAPF
- the minE gene encoding cell division topological specificity factor MinE yields the protein MSIFDFFRANKKPSTASVAKERLQIIVAHERGQRSTPDYLPALQKELVEVIRKYVNIGNDDVHVALENDGSCSILELNITLPDR
- the minD gene encoding septum site-determining protein MinD, yielding MAKILVVTSGKGGVGKTTTSAAIGTGLALRGHKTVIVDFDVGLRNLDLIMGCERRVVYDFVNVVNGEANLQQALIKDKKIEGLYVLAASQTRDKDALTKEGVEKVLMELKETFEYVVCDSPAGIETGAHLAMYFADEAIVVTNPEVSSVRDSDRMLGLLASKSRRAERGEDPIKEHLLLTRYNPERVSKGEMLGVEDVKEILAVTLLGVIPESQAVLKASNQGVPVILDDQSDAGQAYSDAVDRLLGKDREHRFLDVQKKGFFERLFGGN
- the minC gene encoding septum site-determining protein MinC gives rise to the protein MSQIELQDKEPVFQLKGSMLAITVLELARNNLEALDRQLAAKVAQAPNFFSNTPLVLALDKLPPDEGAIDLPAMMRICRQHGLRTLAIRANRIEDIAAAISIDLPVLPPSGARERPLDPTEGEIKKKPEIIEKPPEPLIKPTKIITAPVRGGQQIYAQGSDLVVISSVSPGAELLADGNIHVYGPMRGRALAGIKGDTKARIFCQQMVAELISIAGQYKVSEDLRRDPLWGAGVQISLSGDVLNITRL
- a CDS encoding lipid A biosynthesis lauroyl acyltransferase, coding for MDRPRFRAHFLHPRFWLLWLGLGLLWLIVQLPFRVLLVIGRALGWVMYYQATDRRVIAARNLELCFPQYSKAERKRLLKKNFASTGIAFFEMAMSWWWSKPRLARLAHIEGLHHLKQAQLDGHGVILMALHFTTLEIGAALLGQQHTIDGMYRQHKNALFDYVQRRGRERHNMDSIAVEREDVRGMIKQLRKGRAIWYAPDQDYGAKQSIFVPLFGIQAATVPATSKFAKLGHALVVPFTQERLADGSGYKLVIHPPLSDFPGESDEADCIRINQWVERAVTECPEQYLWAHRRFKSRPPGEPKLYKKRG
- a CDS encoding patatin-like phospholipase family protein is translated as MTTSATEQQAVRHGSALAPGVEPVTGLILSGGGARAAYQVGVLAGIADLLPVGAKNPFPVIVGTSAGAINAVKLASGAAQFRTAIHELTDFWQGFRSHQVLRSDWLGVVRQAARFFGRSLLGIGRQQVPVALLNSSPLKDLLTARLNLDGIDEAIEARHLRAVAITAFGYESGQAVTFYQGKGTIDSWLRHRRIGLPTRLTIDHLLASSAIPLLFAPVKLGQEYFGDGAVRQSAPISPALHLGANRVLVVGVSGNPRGPGANPPVPRAVRGVQPSLAQIGGHMLNSTFIDSLESDIELLERLNIVSRMLPGPDVPKPQSSDSTPIQSLAPVEVLVISPSQPIDEIAARHRRELPPALRTFLRGPGATKTSGAGVLSYLLFESGYCSELIELGRRDAMAQKDELMRFLQLE
- a CDS encoding pirin family protein → MPPFRKVLSIQAGQPTSDGAGVKLTRVFGGPGIEAFDPFLMLDEFGSENPDEYIAGFPPHPHRGFETVTYMLEGRMRHEDHMGNVGLLQGGGVQWMTAARGVIHSEMPEQEKGAMRGFQLWLNLPAKSKMGDAGYDDIQPERIPRITTQNGVEVVVIAGQFDDGHTSQAGAVQRPDTEPQYFDFHMPAGSLISPRVAEGHRVLLYVYEGEVEIAGQPQKLGTSRLARLSESGEIQLNTQAGARVLLIAGKPLGEPIVQYGPFVMNSREEIEQALRDFRDDKLTA
- a CDS encoding MlaA family lipoprotein; translated protein: MAKRLLLIAALLCAGAVHAADAPIISQAAPVQRIDNPDGFTEPLKSLKFNPGLDAQEFERSSLNALNVYDPLESWNRRVYHFNYRFDEWVFLPVVNGYKYVTPSFVRTGVSNFFGNLGDVPNLLNSLLQFKGKRSMETTGRLIVNTTLGIAGLWDPATLMGLKKQSEDFGQTLGFYGVPAGPYLVLPILGPSNLRDTGGLVFDFTAESQINFLNVAQVSEDHPELYLLRAIDRRYTTSFRYGQMDSPFEYEKVRYVYTEARKLQVSE
- a CDS encoding serine/threonine protein kinase; the protein is MLRFLRLAALSGGLFLSASVMAVDIDPSSYGFPLTNPFEATIATTPPDLRAKVPEDADIDQDDYSLTMRPEREFTLPDNFWAVKKLRYRLAKQDHPAPLIFLIAGTGAPYNSTLNEYLKKLYYGAGYNVVQLSSPTSYDFMSAASRFATPGVTKEDAEDLYRVMQAVRAQQSKLQVTEYYLTGYSLGALDAAFVSKLDETRRSFNFKKVLLINPPVNLYTSITNLDKMVQTDVKGITNSTTFYELVLQKLTRYFREKGYIDLNDALLYDFQQSKQHLSNEQMAMLIGTSFRFSAADIAFTSDLINRRGLITPPKTPISEGTSLTPFLKRALQCDFDCYVTEQVIPMWRARTDGGSLLQLVDQVSLYALKDYLASSKKIAVMHNADDVILGPGDLGFLRKTFGDRLTVYPYGGHCGNMNYRVNSDAMLEFFRG